In a genomic window of Amphiprion ocellaris isolate individual 3 ecotype Okinawa chromosome 13, ASM2253959v1, whole genome shotgun sequence:
- the LOC111583145 gene encoding rho guanine nucleotide exchange factor 9 isoform X7 → MTMMMLISGGSIVNAEAVWDHVTMADRELAFKAGDVIKVLDASNKDWWWGQIDEEEGWFPASFVRVEPHPPQPQTKQVFYINPIATPRFQNTTSKLWVNQEDGGAEPAEGTSEVQNGHLDPTNDCLCLGSPLQNRDQMRANVINEIMSTERHYIKHLKDICEGYLRQCRKRVDMFNDDQLKVIFGNIEDIYRFQMGFVRDLEKQYNTEEPHLSEIGPCFLEHQDGFWIYSEYCNNHLDACMELSKLMRDGRYQHFFEACRLLQQMIDIAIDGFLLTPVQKICKYPLQLAELLKYTAQEHSDYRYVAAALAVMRNVTQQINERKRRLENIDKIAQWQASVLDWEGDDILDRSSELIYTGELSWIYQPYGRSQQRVFFLFDHQLVLCKKDLIRRDILYYKGRIDMDRYEVRDAIDGRDDDFNVSVKNAFKLCNKDSEEIHIFLAKKPEEKIRWLRAFHEERKMVQEDEKIGFEISEYQKRQAAMTVRKVTKQKGVNRCTPPSYPPPQDPLSAGQYEVTEDMAQGEVFEFSQPKRGQAPFWQNFSRLAPFKK, encoded by the exons atgacgatgatgatg TTGATAAGTGGAGGGTCAATCGTCAACGCTGAGGCGGTATGGGACCATGTGACCATGGCGGACCGGGAGTTGGCGTTTAAGGCCGGTGACGTCATCAAGGTTCTGGACGCCTCCAACAAGGACTGGTGGTGGGGCCAGATTGATGAGGAGGAAGGATGGTTCCCTGCCAGCTTTGTACGG GTGGAACCCCACCCTCCTCAGCCCCAAACAAAACAGGTTTTCTATATCAACCCCATAGCAACTCCACGGTTCCAAAACACCACGTCAAAG CTGTGGGTGAATCAGGAGGACGGTGGAGCGGAGCCAGCCGAGGGGACCAGTGAGGTGCAGAACGGGCACCTGGATCCAACCAATGACTGCCTGTGTCTGGGCTCACCCCTCCAAAACCGAGACCAGATGAGGGCCAACGTCATCAATGAGATCATGAGCACAGAGAGACACTACATCAAACACCTCAAGGACATCTGTGAG GGCTACTTGCGCCAGTGCAGGAAGCGTGTGGACATGTTTAATGATGACCAGCTGAAGGTCATCTTTGGAAACATCGAGGACATTTACCGCTTCCAGATGGGTTTTGTTAGAGATTTGGAGAAACAGTACAACACAGAGGAACCGCACCTCTCTGAAATCGGGCCCTGCTTTTTAGAACAT CAAGACGGTTTCTGGATCTACTCAGAATACTGTAACAACCACTTGGATGCCTGTATGGAGTTGAGCAAACTGATGAGGGATGGCAGGTACCAGCACTTCTTCGAGGCCTGTCGCCTCCTCCAGCAAATGATTGACATTGCCATAGACGGCTTCCTGCTCACCCCTGTccagaaaatctgcaaatatcCACTCCAGTTGGCTGAGCTTCTTAAATACACCGCACAGGAGCACAG TGACTATCGATACGTGGCAGCAGCTCTGGCAGTAATGCGGAACGTCACTCAGCAGATCAacgagaggaagaggaggctggAGAACATCGACAAGATCGCCCAATGGCAAGCCTCGGTTCTTGACTGGGAG GGGGATGATATCTTGGACAGGAGCTCGGAGCTCATCTACACTGGGGAGCTGTCATGGATCTATCAGCCGTATGGACGCAGCCAACAGCGAGTCTTCTTCCTCTTTGACCACCAGCTGGTCCTCTGTAAGAAG GATCTGATACGCCGGGACATCCTGTACTACAAGGGCCGCATCGACATGGATCGCTATGAGGTGCGGGACGCCATCGACGGGCGTGACGATGACTTCAACGTCAGTGTGAAGAACGCAttcaaattgtgcaacaaagacagTGAGGAGATCCACATCTTCCTGGCCAAGAAGCCGGAGGAGAAGATCCGCTGGCTCAGGGCCTTCCATGAGGAGAGGAAGATGGTGCAGGAGGATGAGAAAATCG GTTTCGAGATCTCTGAGTATCAGAAGCGACAGGCAGCCATGACAGTGAGAAAGGTGACCAAACAGAAAG GTGTAAACAGGTGCACGCCCCCCTCATACCCGCCCCCTCAGGACCCCCTCAGTGCGGGGCAGTATGAGGTAACGGAGGACATGGCACAAGGAGAGGTTTTTGAATTCAGTCAACCCAAAAGAGGCCAGGCTCCCTTCTGGCAGAATTTTAGTAGATTAGCTCCATTTAAGAAATAG
- the LOC111583145 gene encoding rho guanine nucleotide exchange factor 9 isoform X5, with protein MDLRLGPCSQRTTLSNRRGEKGGARWSRAGTPSAPSRLRVEMNDLISGGSIVNAEAVWDHVTMADRELAFKAGDVIKVLDASNKDWWWGQIDEEEGWFPASFVRVEPHPPQPQTKQVFYINPIATPRFQNTTSKLWVNQEDGGAEPAEGTSEVQNGHLDPTNDCLCLGSPLQNRDQMRANVINEIMSTERHYIKHLKDICEGYLRQCRKRVDMFNDDQLKVIFGNIEDIYRFQMGFVRDLEKQYNTEEPHLSEIGPCFLEHQDGFWIYSEYCNNHLDACMELSKLMRDGRYQHFFEACRLLQQMIDIAIDGFLLTPVQKICKYPLQLAELLKYTAQEHSDYRYVAAALAVMRNVTQQINERKRRLENIDKIAQWQASVLDWEGDDILDRSSELIYTGELSWIYQPYGRSQQRVFFLFDHQLVLCKKDLIRRDILYYKGRIDMDRYEVRDAIDGRDDDFNVSVKNAFKLCNKDSEEIHIFLAKKPEEKIRWLRAFHEERKMVQEDEKIGFEISEYQKRQAAMTVRKVTKQKGVNRCTPPSYPPPQDPLSAGQYEVTEDMAQGEVFEFSQPKRGQAPFWQNFSRLAPFKK; from the exons ATGGATCTGCGCTTGGGGCCCTGTTCGCAGCGCACCACGCTTTcaaacaggagaggagagaaaggcGGTGCGCGTTGGTCGAGAGCGGGGACACCCAGCGCTCCATCACGGCTACGCGTTGAAATGAATGAC TTGATAAGTGGAGGGTCAATCGTCAACGCTGAGGCGGTATGGGACCATGTGACCATGGCGGACCGGGAGTTGGCGTTTAAGGCCGGTGACGTCATCAAGGTTCTGGACGCCTCCAACAAGGACTGGTGGTGGGGCCAGATTGATGAGGAGGAAGGATGGTTCCCTGCCAGCTTTGTACGG GTGGAACCCCACCCTCCTCAGCCCCAAACAAAACAGGTTTTCTATATCAACCCCATAGCAACTCCACGGTTCCAAAACACCACGTCAAAG CTGTGGGTGAATCAGGAGGACGGTGGAGCGGAGCCAGCCGAGGGGACCAGTGAGGTGCAGAACGGGCACCTGGATCCAACCAATGACTGCCTGTGTCTGGGCTCACCCCTCCAAAACCGAGACCAGATGAGGGCCAACGTCATCAATGAGATCATGAGCACAGAGAGACACTACATCAAACACCTCAAGGACATCTGTGAG GGCTACTTGCGCCAGTGCAGGAAGCGTGTGGACATGTTTAATGATGACCAGCTGAAGGTCATCTTTGGAAACATCGAGGACATTTACCGCTTCCAGATGGGTTTTGTTAGAGATTTGGAGAAACAGTACAACACAGAGGAACCGCACCTCTCTGAAATCGGGCCCTGCTTTTTAGAACAT CAAGACGGTTTCTGGATCTACTCAGAATACTGTAACAACCACTTGGATGCCTGTATGGAGTTGAGCAAACTGATGAGGGATGGCAGGTACCAGCACTTCTTCGAGGCCTGTCGCCTCCTCCAGCAAATGATTGACATTGCCATAGACGGCTTCCTGCTCACCCCTGTccagaaaatctgcaaatatcCACTCCAGTTGGCTGAGCTTCTTAAATACACCGCACAGGAGCACAG TGACTATCGATACGTGGCAGCAGCTCTGGCAGTAATGCGGAACGTCACTCAGCAGATCAacgagaggaagaggaggctggAGAACATCGACAAGATCGCCCAATGGCAAGCCTCGGTTCTTGACTGGGAG GGGGATGATATCTTGGACAGGAGCTCGGAGCTCATCTACACTGGGGAGCTGTCATGGATCTATCAGCCGTATGGACGCAGCCAACAGCGAGTCTTCTTCCTCTTTGACCACCAGCTGGTCCTCTGTAAGAAG GATCTGATACGCCGGGACATCCTGTACTACAAGGGCCGCATCGACATGGATCGCTATGAGGTGCGGGACGCCATCGACGGGCGTGACGATGACTTCAACGTCAGTGTGAAGAACGCAttcaaattgtgcaacaaagacagTGAGGAGATCCACATCTTCCTGGCCAAGAAGCCGGAGGAGAAGATCCGCTGGCTCAGGGCCTTCCATGAGGAGAGGAAGATGGTGCAGGAGGATGAGAAAATCG GTTTCGAGATCTCTGAGTATCAGAAGCGACAGGCAGCCATGACAGTGAGAAAGGTGACCAAACAGAAAG GTGTAAACAGGTGCACGCCCCCCTCATACCCGCCCCCTCAGGACCCCCTCAGTGCGGGGCAGTATGAGGTAACGGAGGACATGGCACAAGGAGAGGTTTTTGAATTCAGTCAACCCAAAAGAGGCCAGGCTCCCTTCTGGCAGAATTTTAGTAGATTAGCTCCATTTAAGAAATAG
- the LOC111583145 gene encoding rho guanine nucleotide exchange factor 9 isoform X8 produces MTLLISGGSIVNAEAVWDHVTMADRELAFKAGDVIKVLDASNKDWWWGQIDEEEGWFPASFVRVEPHPPQPQTKQVFYINPIATPRFQNTTSKLWVNQEDGGAEPAEGTSEVQNGHLDPTNDCLCLGSPLQNRDQMRANVINEIMSTERHYIKHLKDICEGYLRQCRKRVDMFNDDQLKVIFGNIEDIYRFQMGFVRDLEKQYNTEEPHLSEIGPCFLEHQDGFWIYSEYCNNHLDACMELSKLMRDGRYQHFFEACRLLQQMIDIAIDGFLLTPVQKICKYPLQLAELLKYTAQEHSDYRYVAAALAVMRNVTQQINERKRRLENIDKIAQWQASVLDWEGDDILDRSSELIYTGELSWIYQPYGRSQQRVFFLFDHQLVLCKKDLIRRDILYYKGRIDMDRYEVRDAIDGRDDDFNVSVKNAFKLCNKDSEEIHIFLAKKPEEKIRWLRAFHEERKMVQEDEKIGFEISEYQKRQAAMTVRKVTKQKGVNRCTPPSYPPPQDPLSAGQYEVTEDMAQGEVFEFSQPKRGQAPFWQNFSRLAPFKK; encoded by the exons ATGACGTTG TTGATAAGTGGAGGGTCAATCGTCAACGCTGAGGCGGTATGGGACCATGTGACCATGGCGGACCGGGAGTTGGCGTTTAAGGCCGGTGACGTCATCAAGGTTCTGGACGCCTCCAACAAGGACTGGTGGTGGGGCCAGATTGATGAGGAGGAAGGATGGTTCCCTGCCAGCTTTGTACGG GTGGAACCCCACCCTCCTCAGCCCCAAACAAAACAGGTTTTCTATATCAACCCCATAGCAACTCCACGGTTCCAAAACACCACGTCAAAG CTGTGGGTGAATCAGGAGGACGGTGGAGCGGAGCCAGCCGAGGGGACCAGTGAGGTGCAGAACGGGCACCTGGATCCAACCAATGACTGCCTGTGTCTGGGCTCACCCCTCCAAAACCGAGACCAGATGAGGGCCAACGTCATCAATGAGATCATGAGCACAGAGAGACACTACATCAAACACCTCAAGGACATCTGTGAG GGCTACTTGCGCCAGTGCAGGAAGCGTGTGGACATGTTTAATGATGACCAGCTGAAGGTCATCTTTGGAAACATCGAGGACATTTACCGCTTCCAGATGGGTTTTGTTAGAGATTTGGAGAAACAGTACAACACAGAGGAACCGCACCTCTCTGAAATCGGGCCCTGCTTTTTAGAACAT CAAGACGGTTTCTGGATCTACTCAGAATACTGTAACAACCACTTGGATGCCTGTATGGAGTTGAGCAAACTGATGAGGGATGGCAGGTACCAGCACTTCTTCGAGGCCTGTCGCCTCCTCCAGCAAATGATTGACATTGCCATAGACGGCTTCCTGCTCACCCCTGTccagaaaatctgcaaatatcCACTCCAGTTGGCTGAGCTTCTTAAATACACCGCACAGGAGCACAG TGACTATCGATACGTGGCAGCAGCTCTGGCAGTAATGCGGAACGTCACTCAGCAGATCAacgagaggaagaggaggctggAGAACATCGACAAGATCGCCCAATGGCAAGCCTCGGTTCTTGACTGGGAG GGGGATGATATCTTGGACAGGAGCTCGGAGCTCATCTACACTGGGGAGCTGTCATGGATCTATCAGCCGTATGGACGCAGCCAACAGCGAGTCTTCTTCCTCTTTGACCACCAGCTGGTCCTCTGTAAGAAG GATCTGATACGCCGGGACATCCTGTACTACAAGGGCCGCATCGACATGGATCGCTATGAGGTGCGGGACGCCATCGACGGGCGTGACGATGACTTCAACGTCAGTGTGAAGAACGCAttcaaattgtgcaacaaagacagTGAGGAGATCCACATCTTCCTGGCCAAGAAGCCGGAGGAGAAGATCCGCTGGCTCAGGGCCTTCCATGAGGAGAGGAAGATGGTGCAGGAGGATGAGAAAATCG GTTTCGAGATCTCTGAGTATCAGAAGCGACAGGCAGCCATGACAGTGAGAAAGGTGACCAAACAGAAAG GTGTAAACAGGTGCACGCCCCCCTCATACCCGCCCCCTCAGGACCCCCTCAGTGCGGGGCAGTATGAGGTAACGGAGGACATGGCACAAGGAGAGGTTTTTGAATTCAGTCAACCCAAAAGAGGCCAGGCTCCCTTCTGGCAGAATTTTAGTAGATTAGCTCCATTTAAGAAATAG
- the LOC111583145 gene encoding rho guanine nucleotide exchange factor 9 isoform X9 — MTLLISGGSIVNAEAVWDHVTMADRELAFKAGDVIKVLDASNKDWWWGQIDEEEGWFPASFVRLWVNQEDGGAEPAEGTSEVQNGHLDPTNDCLCLGSPLQNRDQMRANVINEIMSTERHYIKHLKDICEGYLRQCRKRVDMFNDDQLKVIFGNIEDIYRFQMGFVRDLEKQYNTEEPHLSEIGPCFLEHQDGFWIYSEYCNNHLDACMELSKLMRDGRYQHFFEACRLLQQMIDIAIDGFLLTPVQKICKYPLQLAELLKYTAQEHSDYRYVAAALAVMRNVTQQINERKRRLENIDKIAQWQASVLDWEGDDILDRSSELIYTGELSWIYQPYGRSQQRVFFLFDHQLVLCKKDLIRRDILYYKGRIDMDRYEVRDAIDGRDDDFNVSVKNAFKLCNKDSEEIHIFLAKKPEEKIRWLRAFHEERKMVQEDEKIGFEISEYQKRQAAMTVRKVTKQKGVNRCTPPSYPPPQDPLSAGQYEVTEDMAQGEVFEFSQPKRGQAPFWQNFSRLAPFKK; from the exons ATGACGTTG TTGATAAGTGGAGGGTCAATCGTCAACGCTGAGGCGGTATGGGACCATGTGACCATGGCGGACCGGGAGTTGGCGTTTAAGGCCGGTGACGTCATCAAGGTTCTGGACGCCTCCAACAAGGACTGGTGGTGGGGCCAGATTGATGAGGAGGAAGGATGGTTCCCTGCCAGCTTTGTACGG CTGTGGGTGAATCAGGAGGACGGTGGAGCGGAGCCAGCCGAGGGGACCAGTGAGGTGCAGAACGGGCACCTGGATCCAACCAATGACTGCCTGTGTCTGGGCTCACCCCTCCAAAACCGAGACCAGATGAGGGCCAACGTCATCAATGAGATCATGAGCACAGAGAGACACTACATCAAACACCTCAAGGACATCTGTGAG GGCTACTTGCGCCAGTGCAGGAAGCGTGTGGACATGTTTAATGATGACCAGCTGAAGGTCATCTTTGGAAACATCGAGGACATTTACCGCTTCCAGATGGGTTTTGTTAGAGATTTGGAGAAACAGTACAACACAGAGGAACCGCACCTCTCTGAAATCGGGCCCTGCTTTTTAGAACAT CAAGACGGTTTCTGGATCTACTCAGAATACTGTAACAACCACTTGGATGCCTGTATGGAGTTGAGCAAACTGATGAGGGATGGCAGGTACCAGCACTTCTTCGAGGCCTGTCGCCTCCTCCAGCAAATGATTGACATTGCCATAGACGGCTTCCTGCTCACCCCTGTccagaaaatctgcaaatatcCACTCCAGTTGGCTGAGCTTCTTAAATACACCGCACAGGAGCACAG TGACTATCGATACGTGGCAGCAGCTCTGGCAGTAATGCGGAACGTCACTCAGCAGATCAacgagaggaagaggaggctggAGAACATCGACAAGATCGCCCAATGGCAAGCCTCGGTTCTTGACTGGGAG GGGGATGATATCTTGGACAGGAGCTCGGAGCTCATCTACACTGGGGAGCTGTCATGGATCTATCAGCCGTATGGACGCAGCCAACAGCGAGTCTTCTTCCTCTTTGACCACCAGCTGGTCCTCTGTAAGAAG GATCTGATACGCCGGGACATCCTGTACTACAAGGGCCGCATCGACATGGATCGCTATGAGGTGCGGGACGCCATCGACGGGCGTGACGATGACTTCAACGTCAGTGTGAAGAACGCAttcaaattgtgcaacaaagacagTGAGGAGATCCACATCTTCCTGGCCAAGAAGCCGGAGGAGAAGATCCGCTGGCTCAGGGCCTTCCATGAGGAGAGGAAGATGGTGCAGGAGGATGAGAAAATCG GTTTCGAGATCTCTGAGTATCAGAAGCGACAGGCAGCCATGACAGTGAGAAAGGTGACCAAACAGAAAG GTGTAAACAGGTGCACGCCCCCCTCATACCCGCCCCCTCAGGACCCCCTCAGTGCGGGGCAGTATGAGGTAACGGAGGACATGGCACAAGGAGAGGTTTTTGAATTCAGTCAACCCAAAAGAGGCCAGGCTCCCTTCTGGCAGAATTTTAGTAGATTAGCTCCATTTAAGAAATAG
- the LOC111583145 gene encoding rho guanine nucleotide exchange factor 9 isoform X6, with protein MHTLSEQLHVTNMLISGGSIVNAEAVWDHVTMADRELAFKAGDVIKVLDASNKDWWWGQIDEEEGWFPASFVRVEPHPPQPQTKQVFYINPIATPRFQNTTSKLWVNQEDGGAEPAEGTSEVQNGHLDPTNDCLCLGSPLQNRDQMRANVINEIMSTERHYIKHLKDICEGYLRQCRKRVDMFNDDQLKVIFGNIEDIYRFQMGFVRDLEKQYNTEEPHLSEIGPCFLEHQDGFWIYSEYCNNHLDACMELSKLMRDGRYQHFFEACRLLQQMIDIAIDGFLLTPVQKICKYPLQLAELLKYTAQEHSDYRYVAAALAVMRNVTQQINERKRRLENIDKIAQWQASVLDWEGDDILDRSSELIYTGELSWIYQPYGRSQQRVFFLFDHQLVLCKKDLIRRDILYYKGRIDMDRYEVRDAIDGRDDDFNVSVKNAFKLCNKDSEEIHIFLAKKPEEKIRWLRAFHEERKMVQEDEKIGFEISEYQKRQAAMTVRKVTKQKGVNRCTPPSYPPPQDPLSAGQYEVTEDMAQGEVFEFSQPKRGQAPFWQNFSRLAPFKK; from the exons ATGCATACACTCTCTGAACAGTTACATGTCACAAACATG TTGATAAGTGGAGGGTCAATCGTCAACGCTGAGGCGGTATGGGACCATGTGACCATGGCGGACCGGGAGTTGGCGTTTAAGGCCGGTGACGTCATCAAGGTTCTGGACGCCTCCAACAAGGACTGGTGGTGGGGCCAGATTGATGAGGAGGAAGGATGGTTCCCTGCCAGCTTTGTACGG GTGGAACCCCACCCTCCTCAGCCCCAAACAAAACAGGTTTTCTATATCAACCCCATAGCAACTCCACGGTTCCAAAACACCACGTCAAAG CTGTGGGTGAATCAGGAGGACGGTGGAGCGGAGCCAGCCGAGGGGACCAGTGAGGTGCAGAACGGGCACCTGGATCCAACCAATGACTGCCTGTGTCTGGGCTCACCCCTCCAAAACCGAGACCAGATGAGGGCCAACGTCATCAATGAGATCATGAGCACAGAGAGACACTACATCAAACACCTCAAGGACATCTGTGAG GGCTACTTGCGCCAGTGCAGGAAGCGTGTGGACATGTTTAATGATGACCAGCTGAAGGTCATCTTTGGAAACATCGAGGACATTTACCGCTTCCAGATGGGTTTTGTTAGAGATTTGGAGAAACAGTACAACACAGAGGAACCGCACCTCTCTGAAATCGGGCCCTGCTTTTTAGAACAT CAAGACGGTTTCTGGATCTACTCAGAATACTGTAACAACCACTTGGATGCCTGTATGGAGTTGAGCAAACTGATGAGGGATGGCAGGTACCAGCACTTCTTCGAGGCCTGTCGCCTCCTCCAGCAAATGATTGACATTGCCATAGACGGCTTCCTGCTCACCCCTGTccagaaaatctgcaaatatcCACTCCAGTTGGCTGAGCTTCTTAAATACACCGCACAGGAGCACAG TGACTATCGATACGTGGCAGCAGCTCTGGCAGTAATGCGGAACGTCACTCAGCAGATCAacgagaggaagaggaggctggAGAACATCGACAAGATCGCCCAATGGCAAGCCTCGGTTCTTGACTGGGAG GGGGATGATATCTTGGACAGGAGCTCGGAGCTCATCTACACTGGGGAGCTGTCATGGATCTATCAGCCGTATGGACGCAGCCAACAGCGAGTCTTCTTCCTCTTTGACCACCAGCTGGTCCTCTGTAAGAAG GATCTGATACGCCGGGACATCCTGTACTACAAGGGCCGCATCGACATGGATCGCTATGAGGTGCGGGACGCCATCGACGGGCGTGACGATGACTTCAACGTCAGTGTGAAGAACGCAttcaaattgtgcaacaaagacagTGAGGAGATCCACATCTTCCTGGCCAAGAAGCCGGAGGAGAAGATCCGCTGGCTCAGGGCCTTCCATGAGGAGAGGAAGATGGTGCAGGAGGATGAGAAAATCG GTTTCGAGATCTCTGAGTATCAGAAGCGACAGGCAGCCATGACAGTGAGAAAGGTGACCAAACAGAAAG GTGTAAACAGGTGCACGCCCCCCTCATACCCGCCCCCTCAGGACCCCCTCAGTGCGGGGCAGTATGAGGTAACGGAGGACATGGCACAAGGAGAGGTTTTTGAATTCAGTCAACCCAAAAGAGGCCAGGCTCCCTTCTGGCAGAATTTTAGTAGATTAGCTCCATTTAAGAAATAG
- the asb12b gene encoding ankyrin repeat and SOCS box protein 12 — MVLGRAVSMSLMDISKIFSLLQPKEEDEDNEQCQALNNAVSSDNVTLLAELLSQENYRKSINARSGWGVPVTPLRTAAALGHLRCLELLLEHGAEIDSLDVKAQTPLFTAVSGKHLDCVVALLKAGADPNGSQYNNCSPVLTAAREGDVDILRELLRFGAEVDVKPKVPEWASNATACRGPLYISAVYGHLDCFKLLLLHGANPNYNCTDEKMLARIKQPKTVLEVCLRYGCGVEYIQLLIDFGADVYLPTLIIDKTTKQNEALVLLLKERVCPKTLMSQTRLAIRSFLPFASKEPEIDRLDIPLILKNYLKHDTSELM; from the exons ATGGTTCTGGGCCGAGCTGTCAGCATGAGTTTGATGGACATTTCCAAGATCTTCTCCCTGCTGCAGCccaaggaggaggatgaagacaaCGAGCAGTGTCAGGCCCTGAACAACGCCGTGAGCAGCGACAATGTCACTCTGCTCGCCGAGCTTCTGTCACAGGAGAATTACAGGAAGTCTATCAATGCTAGAAGTGGGTGGGGGGTCCCGGTAACCCCTTTGCGCACTGCTGCCGCTCTGGGACACCTGAGATGCCTGgagttgttgttggagcacgGTGCAGAG ATTGACAGTTTGGACGTGAAGGCTCAGACGCCTCTGTTCACAGCTGTCAGTGGGAAACATCTGGACTGTGTGGTGGCTCTGCTGAAGGCCGGAGCCGATCCTAACGGCAGCCAGTACAACAACTGCTCCCCGGTGCTGACTGCGGCCCGAGAAGGTGATGTAGACATACTCCGAGAGCTGCTGCGCTTCGGAGCAGAGGTGGACGTCAAACCCAAAGTACCAGAGTGGGCCTCCAACGCCACGGCCTGCAGAGGCCCTCTGTATATCTCAGCTGTGTACGGACACCTGGACTGCTTTAAACTGctccttcttcatggagccAACCCCAACTACAACTGCACAGACGAGAAGATGCTGGCCAGGATAAAACAGCCAAAGACAGTTCTGGAGGTGTGTCTCCGTTACGGTTGTGGGGTGGAGTACATTCAGCTTCTCATAGACTTTGGGGCAGATGTTTATCTACCTACACTCATCATTGACAAAACCACAAAGCAGAATGAAGCCCTGGTTCTTCTGCTCAAGGAAAGAG TTTGTCCCAAAACACTGATGTCGCAGACTCGTCTGGCAATCCGAAGCTTCCTCCCTTTTGCGAGTAAAGAGCCTGAAATTGACAGATTGGACATTCCTCTGATCCTGAAGAACTACTTGAAACATGACACCTCGGAACTCATGTGA